GCCAATAAAAGCAATTTTAAAAGTCATATTAGCATTCTCCTTTACTATTTTATATATTAATCCTATCACCATAGGGTAGAAAACGTTTCCAAGTTTATAACCTTTCTAGTAAAAAAATGTATAAAATCATAACCTTTTTAAATAAAGAATCTGACTGCTGACTGTGATTATCTACTAAATTTCACTATATCTTGACTGACAGACTTTCTGTATTCAATAGGTGTCATATTTGTGTGTTTTTTAAAGAGATTACTGAAATATTGACGACTGTTAATACCCACATAAAAAGATATTTCAATCACTGGAATATCAGTATCCGCTAATAACATTTTTGCTTTTCCATTCTTAGTGAAGTCAGATATTCCATAATCGTAAATCCTGTCTGTTTTTTAAAAATTCGGTGAAGGTATCCAGGATGAATATTTACCGTGTCTCCAATATCCTTCACTTGGATATTACAGTCATAGTTATGATGAAGATACTCAATTGTCTGTTTTACATAAACATTTGCCTGTTGGTGATCCCTTTCATTCTTCCTTTCCTCAATGACCATTCTTGAAATTTGAATGAGAAGTTGTGCTAAATGGAGTTGAATCACTATTTCTTTGTCCTTTTCCTTCTTATCCAATTCGAGAACTAAATTTTTTAAAGTATAGTAGATATCATTAGGATCCTTCAATACAGCATAGGGACGACCTAGTAAAAGAAATTCAGCTAAATTACTGTTTTCGTTAGCTAAGTCCTTTATTGATGGGAAGCAGCCTTCTTTTGGAATAAAGGAAAATTCTACGTTTAACATCCGGCAGGGAGACTCTTTTTCTACGATTAATCGGTGAGAAACATTGGAATCTAGTAAAATAAAGTCACCCTTTTTCATCGAAATTGATTCATCAAGCGTATCAACGATACATCTGCCATCAATTACATACATAATTTCTACTTCTTTATGAGCATGAAATGGCATATTATAACTTTCCCACTGCTTAAAATAATAGGCAAAAACTTTAGGCTGATAATGGTTGGTTACTAATTCACCTTGGTATAAACTAATATAGTTCAAAA
This genomic stretch from Neobacillus niacini harbors:
- a CDS encoding helix-turn-helix domain-containing protein, producing the protein MLLADTDIPVIEISFYVGINSRQYFSNLFKKHTNMTPIEYRKSVSQDIVKFSR
- a CDS encoding AraC family transcriptional regulator, which encodes MNYISLYQGELVTNHYQPKVFAYYFKQWESYNMPFHAHKEVEIMYVIDGRCIVDTLDESISMKKGDFILLDSNVSHRLIVEKESPCRMLNVEFSFIPKEGCFPSIKDLANENSNLAEFLLLGRPYAVLKDPNDIYYTLKNLVLELDKKEKDKEIVIQLHLAQLLIQISRMVIEERKNERDHQQANVYVKQTIEYLHHNYDCNIQVKDIGDTVNIHPGYLHRIFKKQTGFTIMEYLTSLRMEKQKCY